From a region of the Thermus caldilimi genome:
- a CDS encoding bioflim formation protein: MKRTLALLALLLGLSLAQVPAYPENTLGLGYAPDKGVYLQGSALLPFSPLGIDTGLELQALVSQNPEVFTFFKANLFPGLVLADLYTSVGLGLDLRYPFGVHLGPVASVEVPGGVLSGTLGLGYQNGFHLAWGAGFRLYLEPLALEVSASDRYPFLLSLLYLW; this comes from the coding sequence ATGAAGCGCACCCTAGCTCTTCTGGCCTTGCTTCTTGGCCTCTCCCTGGCCCAGGTCCCCGCCTACCCGGAAAACACCCTGGGCCTGGGGTATGCCCCCGATAAGGGCGTCTACCTGCAAGGAAGCGCCCTTTTGCCCTTTAGCCCCTTGGGGATCGACACCGGGCTGGAGCTGCAGGCCCTCGTCTCCCAGAACCCTGAGGTCTTCACCTTCTTCAAGGCCAACCTCTTCCCTGGGCTAGTCCTGGCCGACCTCTACACCTCGGTGGGTCTGGGCCTGGACCTGAGGTATCCCTTTGGGGTGCATCTAGGGCCCGTGGCCAGCGTGGAGGTGCCCGGCGGAGTCCTGTCGGGCACCCTGGGCCTGGGGTACCAAAACGGGTTCCACCTGGCCTGGGGAGCCGGGTTCAGGCTCTACCTGGAACCTCTGGCCCTGGAGGTTTCCGCCTCCGACCGGTATCCCTTCC